In the genome of Novipirellula artificiosorum, one region contains:
- a CDS encoding D-alanine--D-alanine ligase family protein has product MSPLRILVLVRDGHVPPLTLEGVSEKDLDNWKAEFDVCDTLRHLGHEVLPLGVYDDLAPIRASLAEFQPNITFMMLEEFHGVVTYDFAVISYLELMQQPYTGCNPRGLLLSKDKALSKKVLTYHRIPTPRFAVFPAGRTVHRPKKLSFPLFVKSVIEDASFGIAQASIVHDDEALAERVRFLHEKTKDDVIAEQYIEGRELYVGVIGNQRLQTFPAWEMDFGILPDDIAKIATRQVKWNHKYQEKHGITTREAKDLDAVTKQKISKLCKRVYRALHMSGYARMDLRMTDSGEIFVIEANANPNIEYGEDFAESAETIGVTYEMLLQKILNHGLRYKAAWMTV; this is encoded by the coding sequence ATGAGCCCACTTCGTATTCTCGTTCTCGTTCGTGACGGACATGTTCCTCCGCTTACCCTCGAGGGAGTTAGCGAAAAGGACCTCGACAATTGGAAGGCTGAGTTTGATGTCTGTGACACGCTGCGGCATCTCGGGCACGAGGTCTTGCCGCTCGGCGTCTACGACGACCTCGCCCCCATTCGCGCCTCGCTCGCCGAGTTTCAACCCAACATCACCTTCATGATGCTGGAGGAATTTCATGGGGTGGTCACCTACGATTTTGCGGTGATCAGTTACTTGGAACTGATGCAACAGCCCTACACCGGTTGCAACCCCCGCGGGCTGCTGCTGAGCAAAGACAAGGCACTCTCCAAGAAGGTTCTGACGTACCACCGCATCCCCACGCCGCGTTTTGCCGTGTTTCCCGCTGGACGCACCGTGCACCGGCCCAAGAAGCTTTCGTTCCCGCTGTTCGTGAAATCGGTGATCGAGGATGCTTCGTTTGGGATCGCACAAGCTTCGATCGTGCATGATGATGAAGCGTTGGCCGAACGAGTCAGGTTTTTACATGAAAAAACCAAAGACGACGTGATCGCAGAACAGTACATTGAAGGTCGCGAATTGTATGTGGGCGTGATTGGAAACCAGCGTTTGCAGACCTTTCCCGCGTGGGAAATGGATTTCGGAATCTTGCCGGACGACATCGCGAAGATCGCCACGCGCCAAGTGAAATGGAATCACAAGTATCAGGAAAAACATGGCATCACCACGCGTGAAGCCAAGGACCTCGATGCCGTGACGAAACAAAAGATTTCCAAGCTGTGCAAGCGAGTCTACCGAGCCTTGCATATGAGCGGTTATGCGCGAATGGATTTGCGAATGACCGATTCCGGCGAGATCTTTGTGATCGAGGCCAATGCGAATCCCAATATCGAATATGGTGAGGACTTTGCCGAATCGGCCGAGACGATTGGTGTCACCTACGAAATGCTATTGCAAAAAATCCTGAACCACGGTCTACGTTACAAAGCGGCGTGGATGACGGTTTGA
- a CDS encoding putative zinc-binding metallopeptidase produces the protein MTDDQLLDMRMCDLKLSIQSTPLERRIDQLGEELASRGLNFRPHCWLSDDWYSPDDIPGIAIPFYLAQSRLMRLERKQLMEVEGGTHEWCMKILRHEAGHAIDTAFRIRRKARYRQLFGRPSSPYREYYQPAPSSRDYVLHLDMWYAQAHPLEDFAETFAVWLRPGSRWRTRYRDWPAIEKLEFVDELMKSIRGKKPLVTSRRTVDPLNRLRKTLRTHYQRKREYYGVEYPSIYDADLRKLFSSEPEHRRNPTAAAFLSRIRNELRTAVARWTGEYTYTIDQVIQEMIERCRELNLRLGSTSDETRRDALILVAVRTANFMHEGRHRVAM, from the coding sequence ATGACGGATGATCAACTGCTCGATATGCGGATGTGTGATCTGAAATTATCGATCCAATCAACTCCGCTGGAAAGGCGAATTGACCAGTTGGGGGAGGAATTGGCGAGCCGTGGTCTGAATTTTCGACCGCACTGCTGGCTGAGTGACGATTGGTACTCGCCCGATGACATCCCAGGTATTGCGATCCCATTCTATCTGGCTCAATCGCGTCTGATGCGTTTGGAGCGAAAGCAATTGATGGAAGTCGAAGGTGGCACCCACGAATGGTGCATGAAAATCCTCCGTCACGAGGCCGGTCATGCGATCGACACCGCCTTCCGGATTCGTAGGAAAGCACGTTATCGTCAGCTTTTCGGGCGACCCTCGTCACCCTATCGTGAATACTATCAGCCCGCGCCTTCGAGCCGCGATTATGTCTTGCACCTTGATATGTGGTACGCTCAGGCTCACCCGCTTGAGGATTTCGCCGAGACCTTTGCGGTCTGGCTACGTCCAGGATCGCGATGGAGAACGCGTTATCGCGACTGGCCCGCGATCGAGAAGTTGGAGTTTGTCGATGAGTTGATGAAATCGATCCGAGGCAAAAAGCCGCTGGTGACCAGTCGTCGGACGGTCGACCCGCTCAATCGATTGCGAAAAACCCTACGGACCCACTACCAACGAAAACGCGAGTATTACGGAGTGGAATACCCCAGCATTTATGACGCCGATTTACGTAAACTCTTCTCTTCCGAACCCGAGCATCGGCGCAATCCCACCGCGGCTGCGTTCTTGAGTCGGATTCGCAATGAACTTCGAACCGCCGTGGCACGCTGGACGGGTGAGTACACTTACACGATTGACCAAGTGATCCAAGAAATGATCGAACGCTGTCGCGAATTGAACCTGCGTTTGGGAAGCACGTCGGATGAAACGCGGCGGGACGCATTGATTTTGGTCGCGGTTCGAACCGCCAACTTTATGCACGAAGGACGCCATCGTGTTGCAATGTAA